From Candidatus Sphingomonas colombiensis, one genomic window encodes:
- a CDS encoding alpha/beta fold hydrolase gives MDMSTSAKGQAADGVDAQPAPTEYTDDRCDDWQNSSDAFQAFDRVLHGLEGKITGGISPIAIAMAGFDWAAHMANAPFHRAELAIDAWMCGLRMMAALAGVNEIEPAADDHRFVSEGWAKEPYRGFMQWFLLAQGWTEEATSCLSGVSCENGRIARFVARQGLDMFSPSNIPWANPEVIATTLAEGGRNLFEGAVNALTDMSALATGSPPLTRFKPGRNVAVARGKVVFRNELIELLQYASTTGTVRAEPVLITPAWIMKYYIMDLSPHNSLIHFLVAQGFTVFCISWRNPGVDMRETSFDAYRSDGFLAALDAVGHICGDVRVHACGYCLGGTLLAITAAAMARDGDKRLASVSLFAAQTDFSEAGELQLFINEPQIAFLEDAMADRGYLDGKQMGGAFQLLRSRDLIWSRMVKNYWLGRGDEPNDLMAWNDDATRLPARMHSEYLRRLFLHNDLAEGRYLVDDRPIALSDIQVPLFVVGTAADHVAPWCSVFKIHLLNPGEITFVLTSGGHNAGIVSEPGHPQRHFRIATRMPGTPYVGPESWFECISPQEGSWWPVWTNWLAARSREEEIAPPSIGNAAAGLPAIDDAPGSYVLER, from the coding sequence ATGGACATGTCAACGAGTGCAAAGGGGCAGGCGGCGGACGGCGTCGATGCGCAGCCCGCGCCAACTGAATATACCGACGACCGTTGCGACGACTGGCAGAATTCCAGCGACGCATTCCAGGCGTTCGATCGCGTGCTGCATGGCCTGGAGGGAAAGATCACCGGCGGCATATCGCCAATCGCCATAGCGATGGCGGGGTTCGATTGGGCGGCGCACATGGCCAACGCGCCATTCCATCGTGCCGAACTAGCGATCGACGCCTGGATGTGTGGGCTCCGGATGATGGCGGCGCTCGCGGGAGTGAACGAGATAGAACCGGCGGCGGATGATCATCGATTCGTCAGCGAGGGCTGGGCGAAAGAGCCTTATCGCGGCTTTATGCAATGGTTCCTGCTCGCCCAGGGTTGGACGGAAGAAGCGACATCATGCCTGTCGGGCGTCAGTTGTGAGAATGGCCGGATCGCGCGGTTTGTCGCCCGGCAGGGGCTCGATATGTTCTCGCCGTCGAACATTCCGTGGGCCAATCCCGAGGTGATCGCGACGACGCTGGCAGAAGGCGGTCGCAACCTGTTTGAAGGTGCCGTCAATGCCTTGACCGACATGAGCGCGCTGGCGACCGGCAGTCCCCCGCTCACGCGTTTCAAGCCGGGGAGAAATGTCGCCGTTGCGCGCGGGAAGGTGGTTTTTCGCAACGAGTTGATCGAGCTGCTCCAATATGCGTCGACCACCGGAACAGTCCGTGCCGAACCGGTGTTGATCACGCCGGCATGGATCATGAAATATTATATCATGGATCTCTCGCCGCATAATTCGCTGATCCATTTCCTCGTCGCGCAGGGATTCACGGTGTTTTGCATCTCGTGGCGTAATCCTGGGGTAGATATGCGCGAGACCTCGTTCGATGCTTATCGCAGCGATGGGTTTCTGGCGGCGCTCGATGCGGTGGGCCATATCTGCGGTGATGTTAGGGTTCACGCTTGCGGCTATTGCTTGGGCGGTACGTTACTGGCGATCACGGCGGCGGCAATGGCACGCGACGGCGACAAGCGCCTCGCCAGTGTGTCACTGTTCGCGGCACAGACCGATTTTAGTGAGGCAGGAGAACTTCAGCTCTTTATCAATGAGCCGCAGATCGCCTTTCTCGAGGACGCGATGGCCGACCGCGGTTATCTTGATGGCAAGCAGATGGGGGGTGCCTTTCAACTGCTGCGCTCGCGCGATCTGATCTGGTCGCGAATGGTCAAGAATTACTGGCTCGGGCGTGGTGACGAACCCAATGATCTCATGGCATGGAACGACGACGCAACAAGGCTACCGGCGCGGATGCATTCCGAATATTTGCGCCGACTGTTCCTCCATAATGATCTGGCAGAGGGTCGATATCTGGTCGATGATCGCCCGATTGCGTTGTCCGACATTCAGGTACCGCTCTTTGTGGTCGGTACGGCTGCCGATCATGTTGCGCCCTGGTGTTCGGTCTTCAAAATTCACTTGCTCAACCCAGGCGAGATAACCTTCGTGCTGACTTCGGGCGGTCACAACGCCGGAATCGTCAGCGAGCCCGGCCATCCGCAGAGACATTTCCGGATCGCCACACGGATGCCCGGGACGCCCTATGTCGGCCCCGAGAGCTGGTTCGAGTGCATATCTCCCCAGGAAGGATCCTGGTGGCCGGTATGGACGAACTGGCTTGCCGCGCGGTCGCGCGAGGAAGAGATCGCACCTCCTTCGATAGGCAATGCGGCGGCGGGCCTGCCTGCAATCGACGACGCACCTGGTAGCTATGTCCTCGAGCGCTGA
- a CDS encoding F0F1 ATP synthase subunit alpha: protein MQAAALSPRFCETGRVESSGDGIAIISGLPNTRLDEVLRFADGQYGFVQTLDTDRIGCVLLDAADTIRAGDEVIGTGEIVRTPVGPALLGRVVDPLGRPLDGGNPIEAAQQRPIDQPAPAIVDRDLVTQPVQTGSFAIDALFALGRGQRELIIGDRATGRTSLAVDTIINQRTSDIICVYIAIGQKSSDVARVIEQVRTHGTFERCIFVVASPAGAPGLQWIAPFAGFSMAEYFRDSGGHALVVLDDLSKHAATHREIALLTGQPPGREAYPGDIFYLHARLLERAAKLSAAKGGGSLTALPIAETDAGNLSAYIPTNLISITDGQIVLDAKLFAAGQKPAVDVGTSVSRVGGKAQSQALRAVSGSLRLQYAQFLELEMFTRFGEKPEPRIQAQIDRGRRLRAVLSQPQFEPLRLADQVALALAVSEGVLDSVPAEAISALRHRLPSWLDAECQESCDRIGQTGLLPDADRAMLLDALRRLVAQP, encoded by the coding sequence GTGCAGGCCGCTGCGCTATCGCCCCGGTTTTGCGAAACCGGACGCGTCGAATCCTCCGGCGACGGTATCGCCATTATCTCGGGGTTGCCCAACACCCGGCTCGACGAGGTGCTTCGTTTCGCTGACGGACAATATGGCTTCGTCCAGACGCTGGACACTGATCGCATCGGGTGCGTCCTGCTCGATGCTGCCGATACAATCCGAGCAGGCGACGAGGTCATCGGGACAGGCGAGATAGTTCGTACCCCTGTCGGCCCCGCTTTGCTCGGCCGCGTGGTCGATCCGCTCGGACGGCCGCTCGATGGAGGAAACCCAATCGAGGCTGCGCAACAGCGTCCAATCGACCAGCCCGCGCCCGCGATTGTCGACCGCGATCTCGTCACCCAGCCCGTCCAGACCGGCAGCTTCGCCATCGATGCGCTGTTCGCACTGGGGCGTGGTCAGCGCGAACTCATCATCGGCGATCGCGCGACCGGAAGGACATCGTTGGCAGTCGATACGATCATCAACCAGCGCACAAGCGATATCATCTGCGTCTATATCGCCATCGGCCAAAAATCCTCCGATGTCGCGCGCGTGATCGAGCAGGTGCGCACGCATGGTACGTTCGAACGCTGCATTTTCGTGGTCGCGAGTCCGGCTGGCGCTCCCGGGCTGCAATGGATCGCCCCGTTTGCGGGTTTCAGCATGGCCGAATATTTCCGCGATAGCGGCGGGCATGCGCTGGTCGTGCTGGACGATCTCAGCAAACATGCCGCCACGCATCGCGAAATCGCATTGCTCACCGGTCAGCCGCCCGGGCGCGAAGCCTATCCCGGCGACATATTCTATCTGCACGCTCGGCTGCTCGAACGCGCGGCGAAACTCTCCGCCGCCAAAGGCGGCGGCTCGTTGACCGCCTTGCCGATCGCCGAGACCGACGCCGGCAATCTTAGCGCTTATATCCCCACCAACCTCATTTCGATCACCGATGGACAGATAGTACTCGACGCCAAATTGTTCGCAGCCGGCCAGAAGCCGGCGGTCGATGTAGGCACCAGTGTTAGCCGGGTCGGTGGCAAGGCGCAGTCACAGGCGCTGCGCGCGGTTTCAGGGTCGCTCAGATTGCAATACGCCCAGTTTCTCGAACTCGAAATGTTCACGCGCTTCGGGGAAAAGCCTGAGCCACGCATCCAGGCCCAGATCGATCGGGGACGACGGCTGCGCGCAGTGCTCAGCCAGCCACAGTTCGAACCGCTCCGGCTTGCCGATCAGGTCGCACTAGCACTCGCGGTTTCCGAAGGCGTGCTCGATTCCGTTCCGGCCGAAGCGATATCGGCACTGCGCCACCGCTTGCCTTCATGGCTCGATGCCGAATGCCAGGAAAGCTGTGACAGGATCGGCCAGACCGGCCTGTTGCCGGACGCGGATCGCGCGATGCTGCTTGACGCGCTCAGGCGCCTGGTGGCCCAGCCATGA
- a CDS encoding AtpZ/AtpI family protein has product MTVDPPPDPRQRLAEVARKRADRRRRWRLFGEGSIGRNLGQIGALGWTIILPALIGLGIGRWLDRETGSRIFWTAPLLLIGLAAGCWSGWRWITRR; this is encoded by the coding sequence ATGACCGTCGATCCCCCGCCGGATCCGCGACAGCGGCTCGCCGAGGTCGCCCGCAAACGCGCCGACCGGCGGCGGCGATGGCGGCTCTTCGGGGAAGGGTCCATCGGGCGCAATCTTGGCCAGATTGGCGCATTGGGCTGGACCATCATCTTGCCTGCGCTGATCGGATTAGGCATTGGCCGGTGGCTCGATCGCGAGACCGGCAGCCGAATATTCTGGACCGCGCCGCTTCTCCTGATCGGGCTGGCGGCAGGTTGCTGGTCGGGTTGGCGCTGGATCACCCGGCGATGA
- a CDS encoding F0F1 ATP synthase subunit C — protein MNWIHLASIIGAALAIATGAIAPALAQGRAVSSALDAIARQPEAAGAITRTLFVGLALIETFAIYCLVVALLLLFANPYA, from the coding sequence ATGAACTGGATCCATCTGGCAAGCATCATTGGTGCCGCACTGGCCATTGCCACGGGAGCCATCGCGCCTGCGCTTGCACAAGGGCGCGCGGTAAGTTCGGCACTGGACGCGATCGCACGACAACCAGAAGCGGCGGGTGCGATAACGCGCACGTTGTTCGTCGGCCTTGCGCTGATCGAAACTTTCGCGATCTACTGCCTGGTGGTGGCGCTGCTGCTGCTGTTCGCCAACCCTTACGCCTGA
- a CDS encoding acetate/propionate family kinase, translating into MSDALLSLNAGSSSLKFALFERSGIDGLSCIASGKIEGIGLIPHLIARDQRGAVIEERCWDEAGCAGLSHEAFLGELLDWADGHLGGDRLIAIGHRVVHGGVHYAEPVVVGPAILETLDTLCPLAPQHQPHNLSAIRAAMNVRPGLPQIACFDTAFHHGMPAVATRFALPRALEAEGIRRYGFHGLSYEYITRQIARIEPRLARGRLIVAHLGNGASLCAINAGHSVETTMGFTALDGLVMGTRCGTIDPGVLLYLQQQKGMSATELEDLLYNKSGLLGISGLSSDMRDLLAKATPDADAAIQSFVYRIVREVGALSSVLGGLDGLVFTAGIGENSAEIRRRVACSLSWLGVELDETANSTGNPVISTAASRVIVRVIPTDEERMIAMHADSLVRAFQDNRATGDQ; encoded by the coding sequence GTGTCTGACGCATTGCTCAGTCTTAATGCGGGTTCGTCGAGCCTCAAATTCGCGCTTTTTGAGCGGTCGGGCATTGATGGCCTGAGCTGCATTGCCAGCGGGAAGATCGAAGGCATCGGTTTGATCCCGCATTTGATTGCGCGCGATCAGCGCGGGGCGGTAATCGAGGAACGGTGCTGGGACGAAGCAGGGTGCGCGGGACTGTCGCACGAAGCCTTTCTCGGCGAACTTCTCGACTGGGCCGATGGGCATCTTGGTGGCGACCGGCTGATCGCAATCGGGCACCGCGTCGTTCATGGTGGTGTTCATTATGCCGAGCCAGTTGTTGTCGGTCCCGCGATCCTTGAGACCCTCGATACACTTTGCCCACTAGCGCCGCAGCACCAACCCCATAATTTATCGGCTATTCGCGCTGCCATGAACGTGCGCCCCGGATTGCCCCAGATTGCCTGCTTCGACACGGCTTTCCACCACGGCATGCCTGCTGTCGCGACGCGTTTCGCGCTGCCGCGCGCGCTCGAGGCGGAAGGGATACGCCGCTATGGCTTTCATGGTCTTTCCTACGAATATATTACCCGCCAGATTGCACGGATCGAGCCCCGCCTCGCGCGCGGGCGCCTGATCGTCGCCCATCTCGGTAATGGCGCGAGCCTTTGCGCTATCAATGCCGGTCACAGTGTCGAGACCACGATGGGTTTCACCGCGCTGGACGGACTCGTGATGGGAACCCGTTGCGGCACGATCGACCCCGGCGTGCTTCTCTATCTCCAGCAGCAGAAGGGGATGTCGGCTACCGAACTCGAGGATTTGTTATACAACAAGTCTGGCCTACTCGGAATCTCGGGTCTTTCGAGCGACATGCGCGATCTTCTTGCGAAGGCAACGCCGGACGCCGACGCCGCCATACAATCCTTCGTCTATCGTATCGTACGCGAAGTGGGCGCGCTTTCGAGCGTGCTTGGCGGTCTCGATGGCCTAGTCTTCACTGCGGGGATTGGCGAAAATTCGGCGGAGATACGCAGGCGTGTCGCCTGCTCCTTAAGCTGGCTCGGTGTTGAGCTCGACGAAACCGCGAACAGCACTGGCAATCCGGTCATCAGCACTGCTGCGAGCCGTGTCATTGTCCGCGTCATTCCGACCGATGAGGAAAGAATGATCGCCATGCACGCCGACAGCCTCGTGCGTGCATTTCAGGACAACAGGGCAACTGGCGACCAGTGA
- a CDS encoding F0F1 ATP synthase subunit A, with protein sequence MIASPFDQHVLFHVGPVPVVTAVVTTWAIMIALVAGSWLATKRLADRPSRTQAGLELVIETIQNQIGDTIGSDPAPYLPLVGTLFLFLLTANWTSLIPGLEAPTATIETDAALALIVLGATIWFGVRGLGLIGYLRTFARPSLFMAPLNMVELLTRSLSLTVRLFGNIMSGMFIIGIVLSLAGLLVPIPLMALEVLIGAVQAYIFAMLATVFIAGALGDTSAPQNKEIST encoded by the coding sequence ATGATCGCGTCGCCATTCGATCAGCATGTCCTGTTCCACGTCGGCCCTGTGCCGGTGGTAACGGCGGTCGTCACCACTTGGGCGATCATGATTGCGCTCGTTGCCGGATCATGGCTTGCGACCAAACGGCTTGCAGACCGCCCTTCGCGAACACAGGCGGGACTCGAGCTTGTGATCGAGACGATCCAGAACCAGATCGGCGACACAATCGGGAGCGACCCCGCGCCCTATCTGCCGCTGGTCGGGACCCTGTTTCTTTTCCTGCTCACTGCGAACTGGACCTCGCTGATCCCCGGCCTCGAGGCCCCCACGGCAACGATCGAGACCGACGCTGCGCTCGCGCTCATCGTGCTTGGCGCCACCATATGGTTCGGCGTGCGCGGTCTCGGCTTGATCGGCTATCTCAGGACCTTCGCCCGCCCCAGCCTGTTCATGGCGCCGCTCAACATGGTGGAACTGCTCACGCGCAGCCTGTCGCTGACCGTTCGCTTGTTTGGCAACATCATGAGCGGCATGTTCATCATCGGGATCGTGCTCAGCCTCGCCGGGCTATTGGTGCCGATCCCGTTGATGGCACTCGAAGTGCTGATCGGCGCGGTGCAGGCATATATTTTCGCCATGCTGGCGACGGTCTTCATCGCAGGCGCACTCGGCGACACTTCCGCCCCTCAGAACAAGGAGATTTCCACATGA
- the atpD gene encoding F0F1 ATP synthase subunit beta has translation MLPAVNDALLIGRDGAVSLVAEVQCHLDGETVRAVALQSTAGLARHTAVTASGGPLTVPVGDMVLGRLIDMTGAVGDAGAALGPDVPRRPIHRAPPPLDEQRAANEMFETGIKVIDLLSPIARGGKAGMFGGAGVGKTVLVMELIQAMVAHYQGVSVFAGVGERSREGHELLCDMQTSGVLDRTALIFGQMNEPPGARWRVALTALTIAEYFRDEQKRNVLLLMDNVFRFVQAGSEVSGLLGRLPSRVGYQPTLASEVAALQERIASVQGAAVTAIEAVYVPADDFTDPAVTAILDHLDSTVVLSRSMAAEGMYPAIDPLGSSSILLDPLVVGQEHFDIAEQVRETIAHYRELQDIIALLGVEELGQADRLAVGRARRLQRFLTQPFTVTEAFTGMAGRSVPLAETLAGCRAILTGETDNWQESALYMIGGLDEARAKQAEPMP, from the coding sequence ATGCTTCCGGCCGTCAACGACGCCCTTCTGATCGGCCGGGACGGGGCGGTATCGTTGGTGGCCGAGGTTCAGTGCCATCTCGACGGTGAAACGGTTCGCGCGGTCGCCCTTCAATCGACCGCCGGCCTCGCCCGCCACACAGCCGTAACCGCAAGCGGTGGTCCGCTCACCGTGCCTGTCGGTGACATGGTACTCGGGCGTCTGATTGATATGACCGGCGCCGTCGGCGACGCGGGGGCCGCCCTTGGTCCGGATGTACCACGCCGTCCGATCCATCGCGCACCGCCCCCGCTGGATGAACAGCGCGCAGCGAACGAAATGTTCGAAACGGGCATCAAGGTCATTGACCTGCTGAGCCCGATCGCGCGCGGCGGCAAGGCCGGAATGTTTGGCGGAGCCGGCGTCGGTAAAACCGTGCTGGTGATGGAACTGATCCAGGCGATGGTCGCCCATTATCAGGGCGTATCGGTCTTTGCCGGTGTTGGCGAGCGATCGCGCGAGGGTCACGAACTCCTGTGCGACATGCAGACTTCGGGCGTTCTCGATCGCACGGCGCTGATTTTCGGGCAGATGAACGAACCCCCGGGCGCGCGCTGGCGCGTCGCGCTTACCGCCCTGACCATTGCCGAATATTTTCGTGACGAGCAGAAGCGCAATGTTCTGCTGCTGATGGATAATGTGTTCCGCTTCGTTCAGGCCGGAAGCGAGGTTTCGGGATTGCTGGGCCGCTTGCCATCGCGCGTCGGTTATCAGCCGACGCTCGCAAGCGAGGTCGCCGCACTTCAGGAACGGATCGCGTCGGTCCAGGGTGCCGCCGTTACCGCGATCGAGGCGGTCTATGTTCCAGCAGACGATTTCACCGACCCCGCCGTCACCGCGATTCTCGATCATCTCGACAGCACAGTCGTCCTCTCGCGCTCAATGGCTGCCGAAGGCATGTATCCCGCGATCGATCCGCTTGGATCGTCGTCGATCCTGCTCGATCCGCTGGTGGTCGGCCAGGAGCATTTCGACATCGCCGAGCAGGTGCGCGAAACGATCGCGCATTACCGGGAATTGCAGGACATCATAGCGCTGCTCGGCGTCGAGGAGCTTGGCCAGGCCGATCGTCTCGCTGTCGGCCGCGCGCGGCGTCTGCAGCGTTTCCTGACACAGCCATTCACCGTGACCGAAGCCTTCACCGGTATGGCTGGGCGGTCGGTACCGCTCGCCGAGACCTTGGCCGGGTGCCGCGCCATCCTGACGGGCGAGACCGACAATTGGCAAGAAAGCGCGCTCTACATGATCGGCGGCCTCGACGAAGCCCGCGCCAAGCAGGCGGAGCCAATGCCATGA
- a CDS encoding F0F1 ATP synthase subunit epsilon, with the protein MRLLITEPMRIVADLPVASVRAEDESGCFAILPGHTGLLTRLVDSIVSWKELSGKLGFCAVRGGILTVTEGREVAIATREGHLGDDLDTLEQVIVAEFKESDEAERQSRIAAAKVRMRAIRQMVMALRGDGMPSEPRP; encoded by the coding sequence ATGAGGCTGCTGATCACCGAGCCGATGCGAATTGTCGCCGACCTCCCCGTGGCGTCCGTGCGCGCCGAAGACGAGAGCGGTTGCTTCGCCATCCTGCCTGGCCATACCGGCCTGCTGACGAGACTCGTCGATTCTATCGTTTCGTGGAAGGAACTGTCGGGCAAGCTTGGTTTCTGTGCAGTCCGTGGCGGCATTCTGACGGTGACCGAAGGACGCGAGGTCGCCATCGCGACGCGCGAAGGGCATCTCGGCGACGATCTCGACACGCTTGAGCAGGTGATCGTGGCCGAGTTCAAGGAGAGCGACGAAGCCGAACGCCAGTCGCGCATCGCTGCCGCGAAGGTGCGCATGCGCGCGATCCGCCAGATGGTGATGGCGTTGCGCGGTGACGGCATGCCGAGCGAACCGCGACCATGA
- a CDS encoding GNAT family N-acetyltransferase — translation MTNAFQQKNRVTRSGLRLDLRPAQAEDEAPLEEFFRHVSADDLHFRFLSAAPRVAHDVVVAMTHVDHHQTENFLAFEANTGLLVATAMLACDKTLERGEVAIAERADFKGRGIGWALLQYVTDAARARGVKMIESIESRDNHAAIELESEMGFSVEACPGDATLLVVRKYLQPV, via the coding sequence ATGACGAACGCGTTTCAGCAGAAAAATCGCGTGACCCGCAGCGGTCTGCGCCTCGATCTGCGGCCCGCCCAAGCCGAGGATGAAGCGCCGCTTGAGGAGTTTTTTCGTCACGTATCGGCGGACGATCTGCATTTTCGTTTTCTTTCGGCAGCACCTCGCGTTGCGCATGACGTCGTCGTCGCGATGACGCATGTCGACCATCATCAAACCGAAAATTTCCTCGCGTTCGAGGCGAATACAGGGCTGCTCGTCGCCACCGCGATGCTGGCCTGCGACAAGACGCTCGAGCGCGGTGAGGTCGCGATCGCGGAGCGTGCCGACTTCAAAGGGCGCGGAATTGGCTGGGCATTGTTGCAATATGTGACCGACGCGGCGCGCGCGCGTGGGGTCAAGATGATCGAGTCGATCGAGAGCCGCGACAATCACGCGGCGATCGAGCTTGAAAGCGAGATGGGTTTCTCGGTGGAAGCCTGCCCGGGGGACGCGACGCTGCTGGTTGTCCGAAAGTATCTTCAACCTGTTTGA